Proteins from a single region of Mustelus asterias unplaced genomic scaffold, sMusAst1.hap1.1 HAP1_SCAFFOLD_1747, whole genome shotgun sequence:
- the LOC144488661 gene encoding uncharacterized protein LOC144488661 — protein sequence MWNPPGPPCPVPGGPHHPPPPHHPAGDPAYPPPGAYPGQFPGPHPGPHPGPHPGPYPGPYPGPHPGPHPGIGPGHPAFPPPGQPGYPTQPYPCPPGVPGGYPGGPHKKHKKEKKMKKAHKHGKHGKHGKHGKHSSSSSSSSSSSSDSD from the exons ATGTGGAACCCACCAG GTCCACCCTGCCCTGTTCCTGGAGGGCCCCATCATCCACCGCCTCCACATCACCCAGCGGGGGACCCAGCCTACCCTCCACCTGGTGCCTACCCTGGGCAATTCCCCGGCCCCCACCCCGGCCCCCACCCCGgcccccacccaggcccataccCGGGGCCCTACCCTGGACCCCACCCTGGACCCCACCCCGGCATTGGGCCGGGGCACCCTGCCTTCCCTCCCCCGGGGCAGCCCGGCtaccccacccagccctacccctgTCCCCCGGGGGTGCCCGGCGGATACCCGGGGGGGCCTCACAAGAAGCACAAGaaggagaagaagatgaagaaggctcACAAACACGGGAAGCACGGGAAGCACGGGAAACACGGCAAG CATTCCtcatcctcctcatcctcctcatcGTCCAGCAGCGACTCCGACTGA
- the LOC144488659 gene encoding acrosin-like: MVRPYSPDPRCVSSECGLRPLVSVPVPSRVVGGQDALPGAWPWQVSVQYRQDSMSWHVCGGAIIDSRWVLTAAHCFGSQSREVRNLYVASWVVVVGLHQRSSLTIDTRVLEVKRIIGHHGYDEETLQNDIALLLLWSRVDYSPYVQPICLPSNATLLTDVDTCYITGWGAVVVDGPAADILQEAVVNLISHRVCNQGHWYDGLITRKMQCAGYDDGSADGCQGDSGGPLQCFDPREERFYLMGISSFGVQCGLPRKVGVYTRSHEYSDWIVMVRALNGARARVPLPSLLLTLTLAGARR; encoded by the exons ATGGTTCGTCCTTACTCCCCAGATCCTCGTTGTGTCTCCTCAGAGTGCGGACTGCGGCCACTGGTCAGCGTTCCAGTTCCGTCCAGAGTGGTGGGTGGACAGGATGCCTTGCCCGGGGCATGGCCCTGGCAGGTCAGTGTCCAGTACCGGCAAGACAGCATGAGCTGGCACGTCTGTGGAGGGGCCATCATCGATAGCCGTTGGGTGCTGACCGCTGCTCATTGTTTCGGGAGTCAATCAAGGGAGGTGCGTAACCT ATACGTGGCCTCCTGGGTGGTGGTTGTGGGGCTACACCAGAGGTCCTCCCTCACGATTGACACCAGGGTGTTGGAGGTGAAAAGGATTATTGGACACCACGGCTATGATGAGGAGACTCTGCAGAACGACATTGCTTTGCTCTTGCTGTGGAGCAGGGTGGACTACAGCCCCTACGTCCAGCCCATCTGCCTCCCGAGTAACGCCACCCTGCTGACGGATGTCGACACGTGCTACATCACCGGTTGGGGGGCCGTCGTGGTTGACG GGCCAGCAGCGGACATCTTACAAGAAGCTGTCGTCAATCTGATCTCTCACCGTGTGTGTAACCAGGGACACTGGTATGATGGACTCATTACCAGGAAAATGCAGTGTGCCGGTTACGATGACGGCAGTGCGGATGGGTGTCAG GGAGACAGCgggggacctctgcagtgcttcGACCCCCGTGAGGAGCGCTTCTACCTGATGGGGATCTCCAGTTTTGGGGTGCAATGCGGCCTCCCCCGCAAGGTCGGGGTCTACACCCGCTCTCACGAGTACAGTGATTGGATCGTCATGGTCAGAGCCCTGAACGGGGCTCGGGCCCGGGTTCCTCTGCCCTCCCTGCTCCTGACTCTCACCTTGGCTGGCGCCCGCCGCTGA